The DNA window CGAGCGCGTTCGCAGTGAAAAATGCTTTCCCGCAGTTCGAGGTGTGCGTTTTCGCGGAGGAGTTTTCGCCGGATACCACTGGCGACGGAAGCGCCGGGCTTTGGAGTCCTTACCTTGTCGGCGACACACCTGTCGACCAAATACAGTGAGTACCCGGGCTTACAGTGCCGAATTCTGCTGGAATCCGACGCGTTTTCCTCGTTGATCTGTAGAGTGGGTGGACAAGGTAGTATTCGTACGCATAGTCATTCGGTGATAActtgaaaagaattaaaaatttaaattgttCAAATTGTTTCGAAGTTAGTCTTCCTCGGTACAAGACTATACCGTGAGTCTACTACTTTGCGAACTACAGTCTTCTCTcggtatatgtcgcaaatgtctGGCTgatgaaagtcgcagaactatccccactaccgcggggtatgagGGACCACGAAACTTGAgaggctcgggtatgtctcctggacgatatatgtcgctggcaagacccgtgctgttgagatatatcgagaaaacactgtagttTCTGCCAACGTAATTGCCTACATGGGAACCGGCAAGACGGAGGTCACGGGGGTTTTTCGTTGCCGATTCAAATCGTTTCGAATGTTCGAGTAACGTACGCGATAATTGACACGGTACCTCTACAGAAAATGGGGTGGTACCACGCATCGATGGTTCGAGGGATTTTGGAGAACCGGCCAGGCGCCGGAAATGGGAATCTCGTTGGTACCGGTTTGTCGCGTCACCAGCGATCCTCGAGGTTACGCTGACCCCAGCTGGACGAAATTGGTCTATGGTGCGCGCAGGCTCAAACCCGAAGACTTGAACAGACTGAACGAGGAGCATGGGTCGAGTTACAAGTAAGTACGTTGTATATAAATgcacaatgataaaacataataaagtTAAAAGAGGAATGCGtcagtcggcaggatttgaacactggtcgtccggctgaaaacttggcaccgCCGCGTCACACCGAATCTTGTAGCctagaaaaaataatgaaactttaatcgtccaTATCTCAAAAACTATCGAGTATCTGCCCCTACAATGgcatatattcgtgaacaggagaacgagatctacagggtgtctcagctgAAGgtggccacctaaatatctcctttaTTTTTAATGGCACAAAAAATAGATATGGCATAATTTAAATGGTATCGAAGGAGGAATTCCAGTTGTTTTTTCATagtttttcaaggtcatcgttatttttttttttattccatctTGTAGCGGCTGAAAAAGTACATTCGAATATGCTTAAGTCattaaggtgaccttgagtataaAAAAATGTGATAAAATTGTAGGATAATATTAGGATTACATTTGAAGTTCACTTAAATTATGGAAGAAATATTCTTTGTGCCATTAAAAAtaaaggagatatttaggtgagACACAGCCTGTATAAGTGTGCGAAGTTTCAACACAATCGGAGACCCGAAGGTCGcggcctctccttgttagtcTCGATTCCTCCGCCTATAGATTTTGCTTGTCCACGCGAGGAGGGTtaatcgaaaaatgtttccgTCGATCGTGGTCTGATTCAAAATGATTTTAGGGACGGATGGATGTTCCTGACGTACGCTGCCGAGCCCGCGAAGCTGTTGCCCTGGTTGATGGAGAAGTTTGTCGCGGCGGGCGGGGAATTTTGCAAGAGGAAAGTCGAAAAGTTGCACGAGCTGATCGACGATGACGGATACGATTTAGTAATAAATTGCAGCGGTCTCGGCGCTCGGCTGCTCGCCGCCGATGACACGGTTACGGCTATCAGAGGTCAAGTCGCCAGGGTGCGTATTTGCGTTCATATACAGTGTTTGCTCGATCTacgtccacaacacgggtccagccagggacacatatcggccaggattctttgatccacgcgaccttgtAGAGTAAACATTGCATATTCGAAAAGAAGAAACTCTATTCTGATTTTCTTGCGTCCCGTTCGATTCAAGGTGACCGCGTCTTGGGCGATGCACGGACACCTCGTCGACGACAACGACACGAACTACGTCATTCCAAAGTAACGAATCGCTACACCGTACGCTGTATCTACGCGCGATAACGTCGAGTCTCCTGTACGAAtgttatttgttttatttttcaagTATCGACACTACGGTGCTGGGCGGCACGCATCAAGAGAACGACTACGATCGCACGCCACGGGAGGAGGACTCGAAGTTCATCTACGAAGGGTGTAGACGAATCTTGCCCTCTCTCGAGGTAACATCGATGATCCGTTGATCTCCTTTAAGGGCGATTTATCGTTATATACATAATACTTTCGTTATAGGGAGTCAAACTGGTAAAAGAGTGGGTGGGACTTCGACCCGGAAGGCCCAGCGTCCGCCTCGAGTCGGAAGTCCTCGAGTCTCCTCGCGGCAAGAAATACACggtatcgaaaaaaaaagaaaccaacTATGTCTGTCCGATAAATCGTAAGACTCGATCTATGTAAATACGTAAATTTGTTCCAGGTGATACACAATTACGGGCACGGTGGAAGCGGTGTGACGCTCGGTTGGGGCTGCGCCATGGACGTCGTTGCGATTCTTCGAGCGAATCGGGGATTGAACTCGCATTTGTAACTTCCAAAGGGACAATAAAGATATACACAGGTGTCTGGATGTTCGTGTTCTCACTGTCGCGTCGCTGGCTCGGCGATCCCACCCTCGCGATAAACGCGCGAGCCGTTTAGGAGCGTTCGTGATGTTCTTTGCAACTGCGCGAACTTCGTACATAGAACGTGGGAAGACTGCAATTAAGGGAAACGGAGTCAAAGGTTCGGGTTGCGTTTTGCGTGGACGGTGGCATGCCGCAGTGATATCGACGGAGCTGCGTCGAATCGGGTCGCGTCGCTAGAAAACCGTGGAACGTTTCTGTttcggccgtcgcgtcgcgtcgcgtccccttGAGAAAACGATTCCGTCGACGATCATCCATCCATCCGGTTGTCCTCGAATTCCCGACAGTTCGGCGGCTCCCTTTTGGTCGCGCGATGGTAAAACAATTGATGGAAGCGGCGTCGCGCGAAACGCGACTCGCCACGATTTCGCTAGAGACAGGAATCGGCTTTCGGATCTCGTGTCGCGAGGCAAATTAACCTGATTCCGATCCACCGAAAACCGAACACCGAGAAAGAACGGTTCGTCGCTGCGATCGGGCCTTGCACGGGTTCGGCGATTCGCGTTGTTCCTCGAGAACGAATTGACGGTTCGCGGTAGCGATGCGTCCGGTCCGATCGAATTAAACGACTCGATGccgcgcgacgacgacgacgtgtcGTTCAAAATAATGAGATACGCCGGTCATGAACGTCGCTGGACACAACCGCAGACGTTTCTCGATGCCGAaccgggaacgggaacgggaacgggaacacGAGCTCGCCGTTGAGAGAAGCAACACCAGCGATTCCGATTCGAGCGGTGACGCGCGATTCTGCAACGCCGCCGCCCACGGAGATCGGTGCAGGAAGCTCTCCgacgcctcgtcgagcatcgtCCCGTTCGTTTCGGATTCGGCTAAGCACGATCGAGAACCGATCGGGAGCttgccgccaccgccgccgtcgGACAGAAAAGACGACAAAGGTATCGTTTCTAACCTAGATGCCGCGCGATCGAGGTGACCCGTTTCTCGATTCGATTCTCGAATCTCTTTACCTTCTCGCGCGTGGTTTGCTCGTAAAATGATTTGGAGAGGGGTCGATTTGCCAGCGGATCTTTCGTTCGCGGACACCGACGCGGACTCTCGCAAGGACAAGGACGAATCGAGCAAgtccaagaagaagaagaaacgcaGGTATTACGAGCAAgctgtcgttgtcgttgttgtCGTCGTTGTTCTAGCGATAAGTAGGATTCTCGACTGCCGTGGCGGGTGTTCGTTTCAAAGGTATCTGACGATATGCACGAGCAACTGCAAGTACGAGGTGGTGAGGCGCGTGGCGGCGCGCTTCGGGATGAAAGAGGTCACCGAGGACAGCAGTTGGAACCTCTACTGGACGGACCTGAGCGTGAGCGTCGAGAGGGCCAAAGACATGAAGAGGTACCAGAAGGTGAACCATTTCCCCGGAATGACCGAGATCTGCAGGAAGGATCTGCTCGCGCGGAATCTGAACCGCATGCTCAAGCTCTATCCGAGGGATTACAACTTCTTCCCGAAGACTTGGTGCTTCCCCGCCGAGTAAGCGGAACGCGATCCGTTTGGGGAATATCTTATCCTCGTTTTCCCGTTTTTCAGCCACGGAGAGGCGATGGCGTACGCGAAGCTGAGGCGCTCGAAAACCTTCATCGTGAAGCCCGACACCGGCTGTCAGGGCCGCGGTATCTATCTAACGAGGAACCTGAAGGACGTCAAGCCCGCCGAACGCATGATCTGCCAGGTGTACGTGGCCAGGGTATGCAAGCCTTTCCAAACCTCGACCTTTCCTCGTTCTTATCACTTTACCGACCGGTGCCGGTTAAATATCCTACACGCTTCTTACCGGTCTTTCGACCACAAATACTTCCCTGGCCCGGTTTTCGTAgattcgcggtaaggtagagtgaccacgttaccgacaaaaattggcgaaaaatggttttacgtgcctcaactttttgtccttatatgagaatattttccgctgggaaagggcccgttcgaaagaggaaggttcaatctagcgcgcgctgctgatgagctgacgagattatgcggatatttgacattataagcgttagaagtaggccaaaaattgtcgatgtgcatgccgtggaatccaagcatttttatgcgatcggacgagttttctggatgatagatccccagctacaaattgagctgtattttgttttgattctctgcgaaataaagcaaaaaacttgaagcacgtttctgccgTCAGAATtcgtaatatcgataatacagagcaaaaaatgtaacAAGTTTAGTCACGGACTTAAGACCCGTCAGATCaaaaccaagacggatcttaagtccgAAGGCtgtgaattgaaattattaattaaaaagtcacgtgactatcccgggcccttaagggtcagattatactaggcaggtcagacgctgaagGTGTATAAACGCCAGATACAAGAACAAGGTAACCACATTCTGTCAGCAGATTTAATAGCGTAACGAACTAATAAACTAATAGGCTACCGTTCGGTAAAGTGTTATCCGAACTCGAACGCGAACGATCACCGGTTTCCGTTCTGTTTCCTCAGCCATTTCTGATCGACGGCTACAAGTTCGATCTTCGGATCTACGCCCTGATCACATCCTGCGACCCACTCAGAGTATACGTGTACAATGACGGCCTGACGAGGTAGGAACGCGTGTCGTTTTCTCTTTCTCGTTTATTGTCCTTCGTTTCGTTTATTTCTTCGTCGTCAGGTTTGCCACAAGCAGATACAAGGAGCCGACCGGACACAACACGTCGAACGTGTTCATGCACTTGACGAACTACGCCGTGAACAAGCACAGTCGAATGTACGTTATCGACGACGAAGTCGGCAGTAAAAGGTCGGTGGGTAattgtcatatttttttttttttgatttttcATATACATTACTATTCACTTAAATCGCATCGACGCGACGATACGAGAGCCGTTCGAACGCAGGAAGATATCCACCTTGAACAAGTGGCTGAAACTGAAGGAGATCGACGTGGACGAACTGTGGCGTAAAATCGACGAGATCATTATCAAAACGATCCTAGCGGCGTATCCGATCTTGAAGCACAGCTATCACACGTGCTTCCCGACGCACGACAAAACGTACGCGTGCTTCGAGCTGCTCGGCTTCGACGTGCTGCTCGATTGGAAATTGAAGCCGTACCTTTTGGAGGTAACGATACCCGTTCCGAACCGACGATCGAACCCCGACGGATTCGATACGTTTGCGACCGAGATGAGATTAACCCTTCGCGGGCAATTTCAGATTTGAAATTGTTCGTTTCGAGCAGCGTGTTTTAATAGGAGACGGTCTCTATGGAAACGCTTCAGGTGAACCACTCGCCGAGCTTCCACACGGACGCGCAGATCGACAAGGATATAAAGGAGGGCCTGCTGATGGACACGTTCGCTATGCTGAACTTGCAGCAATGCGACAAGAAGAAGATCATCGAGGAGGACAGGCGGCGCGTCAGGGACCGATTGCTCCAGGGAATAACCTGCAAGGAGAGCAGGTAAAAGCGGTGACGCGATAGCTCGAGAGATCTCGGGCAAAAGGCTAATTCAGCGACGTTCGCTTCTCGGCGAAGTGTCAACGATTCGACGATGGTGGCTTCGTCGGCGAAGCTCGATAAACAGGAGGAGGATTACCTCGAGCGACAGTTTCAATGGGAGGACGAGCACATGGGGAATTTTCGTCGAATCTATCCGTGCTCGGGTCTCCAGAAGTACGAGCCGTTTTTCAAGCAGAACAGCATCTCCGTGTTCCAGGATACGGTGGCGTCGCGAGCAAGAGAGGAAGCCTCGAGGATCCAGAAGGAGGAGAACGAGGTCGATCATGCGACATATCctatattgtacatacataaaaGATATAAACAAGATCGTTTGGCTTGCAGGCGAAGCTCAAGGGAGCCAAGGAGCAGGAGAGCAAAAAGGTGATCGGTAAATGGAGCGATTCCAAGCTGCACCCGGAGAGCCCGCAGGTGGCCTACGGTCGCAAGTCGACGTCCACCTCTTCGACCACCTCGAGCAACCACGGGAGGAGCAAATCCGCGGTTGCGGTCAAAAAGCAGCCGATTCCACCGAACGTCAGTTTATCGACCACCGCTCTCCTTCAGCGGTTCACACGAACCTTCCTTTGACCTTTGCGACGACAAGGGAGCTGCCGAAGGATCCCAACTGTCCCAAAAGTTACGTACCTCCTACGTGCGATAATTGTCAGCCTGCAGCTGACTATGCGATGTTAACGCGTTCGAACGATTTATACTTGCGGTACGTTAGGAGGTGCGTAATTACATCGACATCTTTGAAACTGAAAGCTATCCGAGTAGCTATCGTTGAACGAAAGCTCGCGAAAATAGAAAGTCGGGACAGTTGGAGTCATTCTCCGCGTGCTCGGTAACCAGAGTCGGAATCCAGTCTGTTTGTCGAATTCCAGGCGAAGAAACAAACCGCGAACACGATTCCAGCAACAGCGAACGCTCTGTACTCGTTCGAGCCGGAGATAATCTGCGAATCCGAGGAGCGGGAGCGCGTGACGTCGTTGGCTCAGCGAGACTTCTTGATCAAGAGCTACGGCGTGCTGGAGCAGATCTACATGGCGATGAAGAGGAACGGCACGCTGCGGGCCATCGACGAGAAGAAGTACGGGCTGTACGGTAGACTCGGTTGCGCGGAGAGCGGGTCCAAGAGCGCGATCCACTGCAGACACAAATGTCACCAGCATCGTCGGCTAACCGCCATGGAGGCCGATTACCCGTTGCAGTACTCTTTGAAAGCAAGTAGTGTGAGAGAACAGATCTGTTCGGCGGAACAGATACGGCGACCCGTGAAAACCATGGCCAACGATAATGGTTCTCGGCGTGGAATTGGAAACCCATAGTTTTCCTTCGGGACACAACCGGTGTCAGTCGCGCGTCTGTTCCACCGATAGAGAGAGATTCCTCGCGGGTTGCTTTCGACCGGGATTAAACATCCGtcctttcttcttttattcCTGCAGGGTAAAGTACCGGCAGATGACATTTCGTTTATGAACGCGGGAAAAGCAATCGCGGACAAAAGGTGTTGAGACCGCTTGCTcggcttttcttttctttttcaaagAACGTACGAGGTGAGACACGAGCCGACTCGACTCGTCGCCGATTCGACTCGGTTCGGGGGGAGGAGGAGCAAACGAGAGATATAAAAACAGAGACTTATATCGACGCGTTACAGATTTCAAAGTGACTTGCAGCGAGGCGCCGGTCCACGTTCGACCGGACATACCGCGGGCATTCTGGGTGGACGAGTCGAATTCGAACGGCCGGAACGGTCGAATCACCAAGGCCCACGTGGCTCGCACACTCTCGAACGTGTTGCGCCTGCACACGCTCGAGAAACGGAAATCTCTCGATCCGACGAACGTTTGACGATTCGGTATGGTTTCCCTTCGCGATCATTCGCGAGGAAGCAGCACGCGTTTCATAGCGAATCTACCATCTCTTCGACGCGCTCAACTTCggacaataaaatatttttcgtaaatcGTTCCGACTTCTTTTTATGCGGAAGTAAGTAAACGGAGAAGAAGAGTGTCGTGTACTGTCCCGTAAAATCCTATCTTTCTCTGAAAGTTATTGTACATGTATAGTACCCACGATCGATGTGTGTTTACGTCGAAGATTCTATTGTATTcccgggtgggggggggggggtgatgaTGATGTTTCGCAGGGCGACGTCATAGAAGAGACGATGTAAAAACCAACATGGTATGGATTTGTTATTTCAAGTGCCATATAAATATGTACAATGAGTGAACATGTACACGCCGCAGGAAAACGAGAATGATTCCGCACGCTTGCCTGGAACGCGTGCCGGAATAGCGAGATACGCACGCCGATCTGTAATACGTataacaattttgttttattgctgacatatacatatacatgcgtgtgtgtatatatatatgtatatattcagTATTCACacgataaaaaataatgaacaaATTATTCCGTATAGCCGTTTTCTtctcttgtttcttttttcacttTTCCGTTTGCTCTAAGCGATGACAACGTGTTCGCGCGTTCGTGTGTTCTCTTCGGATGTCGCGTGACGGGTGACTCGAAAACGTTCCACTTCTTTTTCCTCCGGTTACAGTTTTGATTCGGATGGATCGGCGTCTCTCCTGAATTCCGGGAGACGAAGATCGACGTAAGATCTAAACGTaatggcgtcgcgacgcgttcgcgcgcTCGTGCAATCACCCGAAGCGATTAAAATTAACAACGAATATAAAGTTGGTTGGCGGTAACGAACATCGATGTCGCAGAAAATAATAATAGAGCCGTGACAATGATAATAACGACGAAGCGACGCAACCAAATCACTCGAGCTTACACGGAGCCTCGATTCGCGACCGGTGCTGGATTTACCGCGAATTTCGTATCTCTCGAAGATTTGCCATCCGGAATCAGCAACTACATCGAGCACCGTTCGCAACAGAGACTATGGTTGGACTCGGCGAAAATGATCATCCAGAGAGGAAGAGGCGCGGATGGAGTCTTCTCGATCGCTTTCGAGTTCGAGGCGGAAAAACCACAGCGGTGCAATTGAACGCTGTCTTTCCGATTCGTCGACCTCTTTCCCGATATTGTTGTAACCACACGTATACAGTCAAAAAACCAGAAACAACTCCGACACACACTCACTCGCACTTGCATGCATACGTacgcgtacacgtacacgcgtgCATAGACAGGCACAAACAGGCATACATGCACGCATTAATGATTCGTGGACGCGATAAAGGGGGTATTTACAGGTCGCGTTATCGCTGCACGCGGGTTTCGTGTCGTTTCGTCAGCACCGTGTCGAGTTTCTTCGAGGATGCAAAAGGCTTTGCGTGTACAGAGCACGAGGAATCGCCGGTGATTCTGCGAAGGGCTCGAAACGCTTCCGGAAAGAACCGTTCGAAATCGTTACATAAAGACTTTGCTCGATTTTGGAATCGAAATAAGAGAATGAAATAGGAACCGTAACCGAAATCGACGATGATTGGACACGTAATATATCCCGGTTCTTCGTCACTGTTCGAAGAATCGAGATCGACGTTGCAACCGTCTTCGAGCCCCGAGCCCACGTCCTCTGACCGACGCTTCgttcgtttttcctttttcgtttTTAGAAAGTAACTTTCGTCGCGACAGATACGTTCGCGCGAATCGAATTTCGTCGGGATTCGAGGGACCCGAAATGGTCCCGAGTTTTCAGGAACCACCGGAGAGGAGAAGACCGTCTCCCTTCGATCCTCGCGCCCCGAGCAACACGTTTCTTCCGGAAGAAACTATTTCGAGCTTAATCCCTTGCATTCTTGTGTACAGAATCGTCCGCgacagagaaaaagaaagtaacGTTAATGATTTCCGACGTGACCTCATCCCCCACCTGCCGCGCGACACGACAAGATGCGCAGGGTGTCCCGGTTAAAACGGGATCGCCTAAATATCCGACGAGTTTACCGTTGCGCGACGAAACTTCTTCTCGGCCCAAAGCCTGTCCCCCCCGAGGTCGTTTTCCAACGAGATTTCAACCTGGCCGATACGTTTCCGAACGGAACCTTGTATTTCTTTGATGTGCTTGTGCAGTTGTAATGAAGCATTGTATCCTGCGAAGCTATCAATGAAAAACTTCAAGGTATCGTGTGAAAACGTATCGATGATTTCGGAATCCCATGAAGAAAACGACCGCGACAGAAAACTCTTTGCACCGTTGCACGCGTCTCGTGGAACCGTGTAAGCGTGATCGGAAAAGCGGTTTCGTCAAACAACGGCAAACAAAGGGATGCTCGGGTGGTACCGTTCGGTCGGGACGCTCTGTATAGAAGAAAGATACGCGAGAAtggtactctctctctctctctctctctctctctattcgtTGTAATACTAGTATGAGCATTATGTAGTTATAGGATCCTGTGTTTATGTTACGCGCGTGTAGTATTCGTTAAAAAGGATTACAGTAAAACAAGCTTAAAAGCGTGGATTACACAGAGAGAAACGCCGAGCAAAAGATCGGCCGGAACAACGGGAGCGTCTGCGGTGAGCGGCGAACAGAACGCGGCTTCCGGTTGTTCCGAACGAGTCAGATACCTTTCGAAATTAGTTCTCCGTTTAATACAGGCGTGAAATACgtaaaatga is part of the Halictus rubicundus isolate RS-2024b chromosome 3, iyHalRubi1_principal, whole genome shotgun sequence genome and encodes:
- the LOC143352833 gene encoding D-aspartate oxidase-like, which encodes MRVAVVGAGIIGVTSAFAVKNAFPQFEVCVFAEEFSPDTTGDGSAGLWSPYLVGDTPVDQIQKWGGTTHRWFEGFWRTGQAPEMGISLVPVCRVTSDPRGYADPSWTKLVYGARRLKPEDLNRLNEEHGSSYKDGWMFLTYAAEPAKLLPWLMEKFVAAGGEFCKRKVEKLHELIDDDGYDLVINCSGLGARLLAADDTVTAIRGQVARVTASWAMHGHLVDDNDTNYVIPNIDTTVLGGTHQENDYDRTPREEDSKFIYEGCRRILPSLEGVKLVKEWVGLRPGRPSVRLESEVLESPRGKKYTVIHNYGHGGSGVTLGWGCAMDVVAILRANRGLNSHL
- the LOC143352830 gene encoding tubulin polyglutamylase ttll6-like isoform X1; the protein is MNVAGHNRRRFSMPNREREREREHELAVERSNTSDSDSSGDARFCNAAAHGDRCRKLSDASSSIVPFVSDSAKHDREPIGSLPPPPPSDRKDDKADLSFADTDADSRKDKDESSKSKKKKKRRYYEQAVVVVVVVVVLAISRILDCRGGCSFQRYLTICTSNCKYEVVRRVAARFGMKEVTEDSSWNLYWTDLSVSVERAKDMKRYQKVNHFPGMTEICRKDLLARNLNRMLKLYPRDYNFFPKTWCFPADHGEAMAYAKLRRSKTFIVKPDTGCQGRGIYLTRNLKDVKPAERMICQVYVARPFLIDGYKFDLRIYALITSCDPLRVYVYNDGLTRFATSRYKEPTGHNTSNVFMHLTNYAVNKHSRMYVIDDEVGSKRKISTLNKWLKLKEIDVDELWRKIDEIIIKTILAAYPILKHSYHTCFPTHDKTYACFELLGFDVLLDWKLKPYLLEVNHSPSFHTDAQIDKDIKEGLLMDTFAMLNLQQCDKKKIIEEDRRRVRDRLLQGITCKESSVNDSTMVASSAKLDKQEEDYLERQFQWEDEHMGNFRRIYPCSGLQKYEPFFKQNSISVFQDTVASRAREEASRIQKEENEAKLKGAKEQESKKVIGKWSDSKLHPESPQVAYGRKSTSTSSTTSSNHGRSKSAVAVKKQPIPPNAKKQTANTIPATANALYSFEPEIICESEERERVTSLAQRDFLIKSYGVLEQIYMAMKRNGTLRAIDEKKYGLYGRLGCAESGSKSAIHCRHKCHQHRRLTAMEADYPLQYSLKASSVREQICSAEQIRRPVKTMANDNGSRRGIGNP
- the LOC143352830 gene encoding tubulin polyglutamylase TTLL13-like isoform X2 is translated as MNVAGHNRRRFSMPNREREREREHELAVERSNTSDSDSSGDARFCNAAAHGDRCRKLSDASSSIVPFVSDSAKHDREPIGSLPPPPPSDRKDDKADLSFADTDADSRKDKDESSKSKKKKKRRYYEQAVVVVVVVVVLAISRILDCRGGCSFQRYLTICTSNCKYEVVRRVAARFGMKEVTEDSSWNLYWTDLSVSVERAKDMKRYQKVNHFPGMTEICRKDLLARNLNRMLKLYPRDYNFFPKTWCFPADHGEAMAYAKLRRSKTFIVKPDTGCQGRGIYLTRNLKDVKPAERMICQVYVARPFLIDGYKFDLRIYALITSCDPLRVYVYNDGLTRFATSRYKEPTGHNTSNVFMHLTNYAVNKHSRMYVIDDEVGSKRKISTLNKWLKLKEIDVDELWRKIDEIIIKTILAAYPILKHSYHTCFPTHDKTYACFELLGFDVLLDWKLKPYLLEVNHSPSFHTDAQIDKDIKEGLLMDTFAMLNLQQCDKKKIIEEDRRRVRDRLLQGITCKESSVNDSTMVASSAKLDKQEEDYLERQFQWEDEHMGNFRRIYPCSGLQKYEPFFKQNSISVFQDTVASRAREEASRIQKEENEAKLKGAKEQESKKVIGKWSDSKLHPESPQVAYGRKSTSTSSTTSSNHGRSKSAVAVKKQPIPPNAKKQTANTIPATANALYSFEPEIICESEERERVTSLAQRDFLIKSYGVLEQIYMAMKRNGTLRAIDEKKYGLYGRLGCAESGSKSAIHCRHKCHQHRRLTAMEADYPLQYSLKASSGKVPADDISFMNAGKAIADKRC
- the LOC143352830 gene encoding tubulin polyglutamylase TTLL13-like isoform X3 — encoded protein: MNVAGHNRRRFSMPNREREREREHELAVERSNTSDSDSSGDARFCNAAAHGDRCRKLSDASSSIVPFVSDSAKHDREPIGSLPPPPPSDRKDDKADLSFADTDADSRKDKDESSKSKKKKKRRYYEQAVVVVVVVVVLAISRILDCRGGCSFQRYLTICTSNCKYEVVRRVAARFGMKEVTEDSSWNLYWTDLSVSVERAKDMKRYQKVNHFPGMTEICRKDLLARNLNRMLKLYPRDYNFFPKTWCFPADHGEAMAYAKLRRSKTFIVKPDTGCQGRGIYLTRNLKDVKPAERMICQVYVARPFLIDGYKFDLRIYALITSCDPLRVYVYNDGLTRFATSRYKEPTGHNTSNVFMHLTNYAVNKHSRMYVIDDEVGSKRKISTLNKWLKLKEIDVDELWRKIDEIIIKTILAAYPILKHSYHTCFPTHDKTYACFELLGFDVLLDWKLKPYLLEVNHSPSFHTDAQIDKDIKEGLLMDTFAMLNLQQCDKKKIIEEDRRRVRDRLLQGITCKESSVNDSTMVASSAKLDKQEEDYLERQFQWEDEHMGNFRRIYPCSGLQKYEPFFKQNSISVFQDTVASRAREEASRIQKEENEAKLKGAKEQESKKVIGKWSDSKLHPESPQVAYGRKSTSTSSTTSSNHGRSKSAVAVKKQPIPPNAKKQTANTIPATANALYSFEPEIICESEERERVTSLAQRDFLIKSYGVLEQIYMAMKRNGTLRAIDEKKYGLYGRLGCAESGSKSAIHCRHKCHQHRRLTAMEADYPLQYSLKGKVPADDISFMNAGKAIADKRC